One part of the Gemmatimonadaceae bacterium genome encodes these proteins:
- a CDS encoding DUF5107 domain-containing protein, whose translation MMTRTAIVRFAPFARLVACVALGVALWPARTTAQQPARARAWEGTLTLPTYDEGAPDPNAPFDLLQPAGRPNYPYTIRDVLTDRRRPRAWRALFLENEFLKCSVLPDLGGHLYSCTDKVNGEEMFYANGAIKVSNIAYRGSWAAFGIEFNFPVSHNWMTTSPVDFALREEPDGSASVWVGNVDRPYGMQWTVQLTLRPGSALLEQYTTLYNRSDVRRRFYWWTNAGVRAHDDTRILYPMKFTASHGFADVDTWPVDARGTDNSVLKNHIYGPVSRFAHASREGFMGIWHPRTNAGVAHYALSEELPAKKIWSWGVDADALDWRRQLSDDSSAYVEIQAGLFRDQETYGFLQPQDQVSFHEYWMPLRGLGGLTRMNPNGALHLERVPLGKDSVELRATVQVTRTVAGARATLSLGATVALTTSGLTPGELVRLSTRALASAPPATFTLRDGTGATLLRQVEGVYDFLPDSLVRRGKQPVATWPAAADRREGDWLTFAEDREVNGDMLGALGAYRAGLAVNARDLALLRATARLEVTLGFHAAAQGHASAALALQPADHEMAYYRGLARLAMADTARARVDFELARQYGPLRPAAMLALQRCGPAANDDALAWAGRFAADSGATPSARLRDMRLVAAWQGARPVAPGDAPPTSVREDAQANAREFPTGNLARWLNRQLAGGDDALLVHLAGDPQRILDIADALLDAHANTEAAALLATRWPDDARVVREAGIPHPNRHPMVWLYRAFAAQRAGLDPTAALDTAASLPLGYVFPNRAREREVLAWAERLRPRDPSIRYLQGMLALQGGEVERAITLWQSVVAERPTGIPGLYRNLGAAALIAGNTALAADIFARGTSAEPTNAAVWVGNDSLLQLTGASAAARAAQLDRYPDKAGMPTALVYRYARLLAAAGRFDNAEALFADRFFSRVEGGINPRGEWINVRLARAEALASVGKCGEANAIVRGLGRAVPRLAFTRDGMGEQVGRAENVNRVGGVRARCGGRG comes from the coding sequence AGCCGGCGGGGCGCCCCAACTATCCGTACACCATCCGCGACGTCCTCACCGATCGCCGTCGGCCGCGCGCGTGGCGCGCCCTCTTCCTGGAGAACGAGTTCCTCAAGTGCTCGGTCCTCCCCGATCTGGGGGGGCATCTGTACTCGTGCACCGACAAGGTGAACGGGGAAGAGATGTTCTACGCCAATGGGGCGATCAAGGTCTCCAATATTGCCTATCGCGGCTCGTGGGCGGCGTTCGGCATCGAGTTCAACTTCCCGGTCTCGCACAACTGGATGACGACGTCGCCCGTGGACTTCGCGCTCCGCGAGGAGCCGGACGGGAGCGCCTCGGTGTGGGTGGGAAACGTCGACCGCCCCTACGGGATGCAATGGACGGTGCAGCTCACGCTGCGCCCCGGCAGCGCGTTGTTGGAGCAATACACGACGCTCTACAACCGGAGCGACGTGCGCCGGCGCTTCTACTGGTGGACCAACGCCGGCGTGCGGGCGCATGACGACACGCGGATCCTCTATCCGATGAAGTTCACCGCGTCGCATGGCTTTGCCGACGTCGACACGTGGCCGGTCGACGCGCGGGGGACGGACAACTCGGTGCTGAAGAACCACATCTACGGCCCGGTGTCGCGCTTCGCGCACGCCAGCCGTGAGGGGTTCATGGGGATCTGGCACCCGCGCACCAACGCCGGCGTGGCGCACTATGCCCTGAGCGAGGAGCTGCCGGCCAAGAAGATCTGGTCGTGGGGGGTCGATGCCGACGCGCTCGATTGGCGGCGGCAGCTCTCCGACGACTCCAGCGCCTACGTGGAGATCCAGGCGGGGCTCTTTCGCGACCAGGAGACGTACGGCTTTTTGCAGCCGCAGGACCAGGTGTCGTTCCACGAATACTGGATGCCGCTGCGGGGGCTGGGGGGGCTCACGCGGATGAACCCGAACGGCGCGTTGCACCTGGAGCGTGTTCCCCTCGGCAAGGACTCGGTGGAGCTGCGCGCCACGGTGCAGGTCACGCGCACGGTTGCGGGTGCTCGCGCCACGCTCTCGCTGGGGGCGACAGTCGCGTTGACGACGAGCGGGCTCACCCCGGGTGAGCTGGTGCGGCTGTCGACGCGCGCCCTGGCCAGCGCACCGCCGGCCACCTTCACGCTGCGCGACGGCACCGGAGCCACGCTCCTGCGCCAGGTGGAAGGGGTCTACGACTTCCTCCCCGACTCGCTCGTCAGGCGCGGGAAGCAGCCGGTGGCGACCTGGCCCGCCGCGGCTGACCGGCGCGAGGGGGACTGGCTCACCTTCGCCGAGGACCGCGAGGTCAACGGCGACATGCTGGGCGCGTTAGGCGCCTATCGAGCCGGGCTCGCGGTGAATGCGCGCGACCTGGCACTCCTCCGCGCCACGGCGCGCCTCGAAGTGACGCTGGGCTTCCATGCCGCGGCCCAAGGGCATGCGAGTGCCGCCCTCGCCTTGCAGCCGGCGGACCACGAGATGGCGTACTACCGCGGGCTGGCACGCCTGGCCATGGCCGACACGGCGCGCGCGCGCGTGGACTTCGAGCTGGCACGCCAGTATGGCCCGTTGCGGCCGGCGGCGATGCTCGCCCTGCAGCGCTGCGGCCCCGCGGCGAACGACGATGCGCTCGCCTGGGCCGGGCGCTTCGCCGCCGACTCGGGCGCGACGCCATCGGCACGCCTGCGCGACATGCGGCTGGTCGCCGCCTGGCAGGGCGCGCGCCCGGTTGCGCCTGGCGACGCACCCCCGACCTCCGTGCGCGAGGACGCACAGGCCAACGCGCGCGAGTTTCCCACCGGCAACCTCGCGCGCTGGCTCAACCGCCAGCTGGCCGGCGGCGACGACGCGCTCCTGGTGCACCTGGCGGGCGACCCGCAGCGCATTCTCGACATCGCCGACGCGCTCCTGGACGCGCACGCCAACACCGAGGCGGCGGCCCTCCTCGCCACGCGCTGGCCCGACGATGCGCGCGTGGTGCGCGAGGCGGGGATCCCGCATCCCAACCGGCACCCGATGGTTTGGCTCTACCGCGCCTTTGCCGCACAGCGCGCGGGGCTCGACCCCACCGCCGCCCTCGACACCGCCGCGTCGCTCCCGCTGGGCTACGTCTTCCCCAACCGGGCGCGCGAGCGCGAGGTGCTGGCGTGGGCTGAACGCCTTCGCCCGCGCGACCCGTCGATTCGCTACCTGCAGGGGATGCTCGCCCTGCAGGGCGGCGAGGTCGAGCGCGCGATCACCCTGTGGCAGTCGGTGGTCGCGGAGCGCCCCACCGGGATCCCCGGTCTCTATCGCAACCTCGGCGCCGCCGCGCTCATCGCCGGCAACACGGCGCTCGCAGCCGACATCTTCGCCAGGGGGACGTCCGCCGAGCCCACCAACGCCGCCGTCTGGGTGGGGAACGACTCGCTGTTGCAGCTGACCGGCGCGTCGGCCGCCGCGCGTGCGGCGCAACTCGATCGGTATCCCGACAAGGCGGGGATGCCGACCGCGCTGGTCTATCGCTACGCGCGACTCCTCGCCGCCGCCGGCCGCTTCGACAACGCCGAAGCGCTCTTCGCCGACCGCTTCTTCTCGCGCGTGGAAGGGGGGATCAATCCGCGTGGCGAGTGGATCAACGTGCGCCTGGCGCGCGCCGAGGCGCTGGCGAGTGTAGGGAAGTGCGGGGAAGCAAACGCGATCGTGCGGGGGCTGGGTCGAGCGGTCCCCCGCCTGGCGTTCACGCGCGATGGGATGGGGGAGCAGGTGGGGCGCGCGGAGAACGTGAATCGTGTTGGTGGGGTGCGTGCGCGGTGTGGGGGAAGGGGGTAG
- a CDS encoding DUF2723 domain-containing protein — MSQTELDYRPSYLAAAIAGALVFTLYMLTIGPSTAMWDTSEYIAAAYILGLPHPPGNPFFVLLGRVFSILPIGGSVAMKVNILAALCSASSAAMWFLITERVLVSWFSERWQRIVGGGLAALIGATAFTVWSQSVVNEKVYTVALIGVAVVAWLTVRWCDDPDGPKADKLLVLIAYLLGLGFSNHMAGFLAAPAFAFAVMVRRPRTILRWKLILACVGAVLFGMTPFATQPIRAAHFPAIAEGEPTACTTELTAKCTFDKVTWERFVYNFNRGQYGAPDPNDPSRVYPAQVSMYWMYFKWQWWRDPYGEHQTLQGVLAALYLVLGLFGGWVHWKRDRQSFWFFGPLMFTMTLLLIKYLNFRYGYSQAPELGDAVEREVRDRDYFYLWSFSAWSVWAALGLAFVWESVAALLGSEQVKLGKETLDLPRKRSWLMATPVLGIAFFPLVGNWSAATRKGDDTTAKFAHDLLNSVEPYGVLVTVGDNDTFPLWYAQEVEGIRPDVVVANTSLLNTDWYTRQLIRNPVRDYDATKGPAIYKGGNWKKPSGPPVKMTLQQADSVPLYFELPDTVVFEGYGLRTKIPPRLLTRADYFVLQIIKDNPGRPIYFSRTSGSYGRELGLDEYLVTQGLARRLLDHAPMASKDTLLVPGEGWVDVQRSKALWENVFEGQQSFVRKGGWPDKASVGIPALYVSTGFMMHDVLTAIGDPAGANKALDAAKQVAQSTRIAEFFNFEALQQSAPTPMQGDVKPAVPLNVAPKDTTRKN, encoded by the coding sequence ATGTCCCAGACAGAGCTCGACTACCGCCCCTCATACCTGGCCGCGGCGATCGCCGGCGCCCTGGTCTTCACGCTCTACATGCTCACGATCGGCCCCTCGACGGCCATGTGGGACACGAGCGAGTACATCGCGGCGGCGTACATCCTCGGGCTCCCGCACCCGCCGGGCAATCCCTTCTTCGTCCTCCTCGGGCGCGTCTTCTCCATCCTCCCCATCGGCGGGAGCGTGGCGATGAAGGTGAACATCCTCGCCGCGCTCTGCTCCGCCTCGTCGGCGGCGATGTGGTTCCTCATCACCGAGCGCGTCCTCGTCTCGTGGTTCAGCGAACGGTGGCAGCGCATCGTCGGCGGCGGTCTGGCGGCGCTGATCGGGGCCACGGCGTTCACGGTCTGGTCGCAGTCGGTCGTCAACGAGAAGGTCTACACCGTCGCCCTCATCGGCGTCGCCGTCGTCGCCTGGCTCACGGTGCGCTGGTGTGATGACCCGGACGGTCCCAAGGCGGACAAGCTCCTCGTCCTCATCGCCTACCTGCTGGGACTCGGCTTCTCCAACCACATGGCGGGCTTCCTCGCCGCCCCGGCCTTCGCCTTTGCGGTAATGGTCCGCCGCCCCAGGACGATTCTCCGCTGGAAGCTGATCCTGGCCTGCGTCGGTGCCGTCCTGTTCGGGATGACGCCGTTCGCCACGCAGCCCATTCGCGCCGCGCACTTCCCGGCCATCGCCGAGGGCGAGCCGACCGCCTGCACCACCGAGCTGACCGCCAAGTGCACCTTCGACAAGGTCACGTGGGAGCGCTTCGTCTACAACTTCAACCGCGGGCAGTATGGCGCCCCGGACCCTAACGACCCGAGCCGTGTCTATCCGGCCCAGGTCTCGATGTACTGGATGTACTTCAAGTGGCAGTGGTGGCGCGACCCGTACGGCGAGCACCAGACGCTGCAAGGCGTCCTGGCCGCGCTGTACCTCGTCCTCGGCCTCTTTGGCGGGTGGGTGCACTGGAAGCGCGACCGCCAGTCGTTCTGGTTCTTCGGGCCGCTGATGTTCACGATGACGCTCCTGCTCATCAAGTACCTCAACTTCCGCTACGGCTATTCCCAGGCGCCGGAACTGGGGGATGCGGTCGAGCGAGAGGTGCGTGACCGCGACTACTTCTACCTCTGGAGCTTCTCGGCGTGGTCCGTATGGGCGGCGCTGGGGCTGGCCTTCGTGTGGGAATCGGTGGCCGCGTTGTTAGGCAGCGAGCAGGTCAAGCTCGGCAAGGAGACGCTCGACCTCCCGAGGAAGCGCAGCTGGTTGATGGCGACGCCGGTGCTGGGCATCGCCTTCTTTCCGCTGGTAGGCAACTGGAGCGCGGCGACGCGCAAGGGTGACGACACCACGGCGAAGTTCGCGCACGACCTCCTCAACTCGGTGGAGCCGTACGGCGTCCTGGTGACGGTCGGCGACAACGACACCTTCCCGCTGTGGTATGCGCAGGAGGTGGAGGGGATCCGGCCCGACGTCGTGGTCGCCAACACGTCGCTCCTCAACACCGACTGGTACACGCGCCAACTGATCCGCAACCCGGTGCGCGACTACGACGCCACCAAGGGGCCGGCGATCTACAAGGGCGGGAACTGGAAGAAGCCCTCGGGGCCGCCGGTAAAGATGACGTTGCAGCAGGCGGACTCGGTCCCGTTGTACTTCGAGCTTCCGGACACGGTGGTGTTCGAGGGCTACGGCCTGCGCACGAAGATCCCGCCGCGCTTGCTCACGCGCGCCGACTACTTCGTGCTCCAGATCATCAAGGACAACCCGGGGCGTCCCATCTACTTCTCGCGCACCTCCGGGAGCTACGGGCGCGAACTGGGACTGGACGAGTACCTGGTGACGCAGGGGCTGGCGCGTCGCCTCCTCGACCACGCCCCCATGGCGTCGAAGGACACGCTCCTCGTCCCGGGCGAGGGATGGGTCGACGTGCAGCGCAGCAAGGCGCTCTGGGAGAACGTTTTCGAGGGGCAGCAGTCGTTCGTGCGCAAGGGCGGGTGGCCCGACAAGGCCTCGGTGGGCATCCCGGCGCTCTATGTGTCGACCGGTTTCATGATGCACGACGTCCTCACGGCAATCGGCGACCCGGCAGGTGCAAACAAGGCGCTCGACGCGGCCAAGCAGGTCGCCCAGTCGACGCGCATCGCCGAGTTCTTCAACTTCGAGGCGTTGCAGCAGTCGGCGCCGACGCCGATGCAAGGGGATGTGAAGCCGGCGGTGCCGTTGAATGTGGCGCCGAAGGACACGACACGGAAGAACTAG